Proteins encoded in a region of the Methylobacterium radiotolerans JCM 2831 genome:
- a CDS encoding ABC transporter ATP-binding protein/permease → MAALRTGLGIQAVLTALAALILLAFPGIPSPPLYVSLAGFAMAGILIASNGISAYLKVFVSVYGVGYLLLAGSKTVAAMGLLPPVVAALLPPAFAATGAVVFAAIVLGISHLEPIRAITNIADPYFANRDKPTKEIGLFRWFGTTEGRIGRNLVALSIFVNFADVALTLRFNFFYRDIYNSLQEYDANAFWYQLLWVFVPLATLNIAIGMFDLFVDSSLLIRWRTWLTHSLYERWLGNGTHYRIPFTDEEADNPDQRIQADVNSFIVQTTTLSIRLLSQAAQLVSFIVILWTLSRDFVVPFTDTVIPGFLVWLVIAYAVVGTWLTHLIGRPLIGLDFRQEQVEANFRFALARNRIYSEQIALLRGERAEASRLSSLFHSVIDNYVGIIFRRIKLIAFTFSYRQASVIFPMVLAAPSFFAKKITLGALQQTSQAFGQVQSSLSFFVDSYTTLAAYKANTIRLGSFRRAMTKAEALEAAGYGLVQGNDSAGDVTARDLVLALPNGKPIVTADALTLPRGGATLVTGPSGSGKSTLFRAIAGIWPFGKGRVDVPAGQSALLLPQRPYIPQGTLRGAVVYPNTTDQFLDAAIRDALTAAQLAHLVDHLDESDTWERRLSGGEQQRLAIARALLAKPEWLFLDEATASLDEPSEAALYRMLRERLPGTTIVSIGHRSTLDAFHDRRIALEPESGVFVPRVQRQPLPAE, encoded by the coding sequence GTGGCAGCACTCAGGACCGGACTGGGCATCCAGGCCGTGCTCACCGCCCTGGCCGCGCTGATCCTGCTGGCGTTCCCCGGAATCCCGAGCCCGCCGCTCTACGTCTCCCTCGCCGGCTTCGCCATGGCGGGCATCCTGATCGCCTCGAACGGCATCTCGGCCTACCTCAAGGTCTTCGTCTCGGTCTACGGCGTCGGCTACCTGCTGCTCGCGGGCTCGAAGACGGTCGCCGCCATGGGGCTGCTGCCGCCGGTGGTCGCGGCCCTGCTCCCGCCGGCCTTCGCCGCCACCGGCGCGGTGGTCTTCGCCGCCATCGTGCTGGGCATCTCGCATCTCGAGCCGATCCGCGCGATCACCAACATCGCCGACCCGTACTTCGCCAACCGCGACAAGCCGACCAAGGAGATCGGCCTGTTCCGCTGGTTCGGCACCACCGAGGGCCGGATCGGCCGCAACCTCGTGGCGCTGTCCATCTTCGTGAATTTCGCCGACGTGGCGCTGACGCTGCGGTTCAACTTCTTCTACCGCGACATCTACAACTCCCTCCAGGAATACGACGCGAACGCGTTCTGGTACCAGCTGCTCTGGGTGTTCGTGCCGCTGGCCACGCTGAACATCGCCATCGGCATGTTCGACCTGTTCGTGGATTCCTCGCTGCTGATCCGCTGGCGCACGTGGCTGACCCACAGCCTGTACGAGCGCTGGCTCGGCAACGGCACGCACTACCGCATCCCGTTCACCGACGAGGAGGCGGACAACCCGGATCAGCGCATCCAGGCCGACGTCAACAGCTTCATCGTGCAGACCACGACGCTGTCGATCCGCCTGCTCAGCCAGGCCGCGCAGCTCGTCTCGTTCATCGTGATCCTCTGGACCCTGTCGCGCGACTTCGTCGTGCCGTTCACCGACACGGTGATCCCGGGCTTCCTGGTCTGGCTGGTGATCGCCTACGCGGTGGTCGGCACGTGGCTCACCCACCTGATCGGCCGGCCGCTCATCGGGCTGGACTTCCGGCAGGAGCAGGTCGAGGCGAATTTCCGCTTCGCGCTGGCCCGGAACCGCATCTACTCGGAGCAGATCGCCCTGCTGCGCGGCGAACGCGCGGAGGCCTCGCGGCTCTCGAGCCTGTTCCACAGCGTGATCGACAACTACGTCGGGATCATCTTCCGCCGCATCAAGCTGATCGCCTTCACGTTCAGCTACCGGCAGGCGAGCGTGATCTTCCCGATGGTGCTGGCGGCCCCGTCCTTCTTCGCCAAGAAGATCACGCTGGGCGCGCTGCAGCAGACCTCCCAGGCGTTCGGCCAGGTGCAGAGCTCGCTGTCGTTCTTCGTCGATTCGTACACGACGCTGGCGGCCTACAAGGCCAACACCATCCGTCTCGGCTCCTTCCGCCGGGCCATGACCAAGGCCGAGGCGCTGGAGGCGGCGGGCTACGGCCTCGTCCAGGGCAACGACAGCGCCGGCGACGTCACCGCGCGCGACCTGGTCCTCGCCCTTCCGAACGGGAAGCCGATCGTCACCGCCGACGCGCTGACCCTGCCGCGCGGCGGCGCGACCCTGGTCACGGGTCCCTCCGGCTCGGGCAAGTCGACCCTGTTCCGGGCGATCGCGGGGATCTGGCCCTTCGGCAAGGGCCGGGTCGACGTGCCCGCCGGGCAGTCGGCGCTGCTGCTGCCGCAGCGGCCCTACATCCCGCAGGGCACGCTGCGCGGCGCCGTGGTCTACCCGAACACCACCGACCAGTTCCTGGACGCGGCGATCAGGGACGCCCTGACGGCCGCCCAGCTCGCCCACCTCGTCGACCACCTCGACGAGAGCGACACCTGGGAGCGGCGGCTGTCGGGCGGCGAGCAGCAGCGGCTGGCCATCGCCCGCGCGCTGCTGGCGAAGCCCGAATGGCTGTTCCTCGACGAGGCGACGGCCTCCCTCGACGAGCCTTCCGAGGCGGCCCTCTACCGGATGCTGCGCGAGCGGCTTCCCGGCACGACGATCGTGTCGATCGGCCATCGCTCGACGCTCGACGCCTTCCACGACCGGCGCATCGCGCTCGAGCCGGAGAGCGGCGTGTTCGTCCCGCGCGTGCAGCGGCAGCCGCTGCCGGCAGAGTAG
- a CDS encoding 2OG-Fe(II) oxygenase, producing MSALSILDISAVRAAPVSREPYAYTLGSNVLNPEAIDDIRRDFPDIAKPGYLTVDEVALKGRFKALIDELESDAFSEILGEKFGIDLVSCPRLTTIMRRSQLKYGSIHTDGPSKVLTLLVYMNDAWDAPAAGRLRVLYDGRNYEPFAVEVPPTMGTMFAFLRADNSWHGHEPFEGERRVVQVAWLKDASELERKRKRNRTAQFLKGIFGR from the coding sequence ATGTCCGCTCTCTCGATCCTCGACATCTCCGCCGTGCGCGCCGCGCCCGTCTCCCGCGAGCCCTACGCCTACACGCTCGGCAGCAACGTCCTGAATCCCGAGGCGATCGACGACATCCGGCGCGACTTCCCGGACATCGCCAAGCCCGGCTACCTCACGGTGGACGAGGTCGCCCTCAAGGGCCGGTTCAAGGCGCTGATCGACGAGCTGGAGAGCGACGCCTTCTCGGAGATCCTCGGCGAGAAGTTCGGCATCGACCTCGTCTCGTGCCCGCGGCTGACGACCATCATGCGCCGCAGCCAGCTGAAATACGGCTCGATCCACACCGACGGCCCGTCGAAGGTGCTGACCCTGCTCGTCTACATGAACGATGCCTGGGACGCCCCCGCGGCCGGCCGCCTGCGGGTGCTGTACGACGGCCGCAACTACGAGCCCTTCGCGGTGGAGGTCCCGCCGACCATGGGCACGATGTTCGCCTTCCTGCGGGCGGACAATTCCTGGCACGGCCACGAGCCCTTCGAGGGCGAGCGGCGCGTGGTGCAGGTGGCGTGGCTCAAGGACGCGTCGGAGCTGGAGCGCAAGCGCAAGCGCAACCGCACGGCGCAGTTCCTGAAGGGCATCTTCGGCCGCTGA